A window of Bacillus sp. DX3.1 genomic DNA:
GTATATATTTTGCGTTATTACGCAGTTTTAAGACAGTATCAATATCAGGAATATTAGAGCCAGCAATCGTTGCAAGCATGACTGCTTGCGGTCCAAAATCACTTTGACTAATAGCTGGATCTAATGTTGCTAAACCACCTAATGTTACGCCCATAACAAGGTGAGTGGCTGTGTCCATGAACAAACACCTCCGTTTTTTTATTAATGTAACTCTTTTTATTCGATATCACAAGGCTTTTGCCTGCTATTTCTTACACCATCTTACTTAAATTTTTTCCTAAAATCTTTATAATAGTACTTATATGCAAAAAAATGAGGGGGATCAAGTTTGACACTTGAAATATTAGACGATTTTAACATAGAGCAGTTTCAGCATGATTTAATTAGTTGGTTTGAAAAAGAACAGCGTGACTTACCATGGCGTAAAAATAAAGACCCGTATCGCGTTTGGGTTTCTGAAATTATGTTGCAGCAAACACGGGTGGAAGCGGTAAAACCATATTACGCAAATTTTATGGGAAAGTTCCCAACGCTAGAAGCATTGGCAGATGCTGATGATGAAGAAGTGTTAAAAGCATGGGAAGGTCTTGGCTATTATTCTAGAGCACGAAATTTACATGCAGCAGTAAAAGAAGTAAAAGAAGAATATGGCGGAAAAGTGCCAAGTGACGTGAAAAAAATTGAAAAATTAAAAGGTGTTGGACCGTATACAAAAGGTGCGATTTTAAGTATTGCATATGGGATACCAGAGCCAGCTGTAGACGGAAATGTAATGCGTGTTTTATCACGTATTTTATCAATTTGGGACGATATCGCGAAACCAAAAACACGAAAAATATTTGAAGATATTGTACGTGAAATCATTTCAAAGGATAATCCATCTTATTTTAACCAAGGTTTAATGGAGTTAGGCGCACTTATTTGTATTCCGAAAAGCCCAGCTTGTTTGCTTTGTCCGGTTCGTGAGCATTGCCGCGGACATGCAGAGGGTGTGCAAAAAGAATTGCCGGTTAAAAGTAAGGCGAAAGCACCGAAAATGGTGCCGCTTGTTGCAGGTGTGTTGCAAACCAAAGATGGAAGTTATGTAATTAACAAAAGACCGAGTACAGGCTTACTTGCGAACATGTGGGAATTTCCTAATGTTGAAATCAGCGAAGGAATCCGAAATCATAAACAACAGCTTACTGATTATATGAAAGAGAATTTTTCTCTTGCCGTTTCAATTGATGAATACGCAATGAATGTACAGCATACGTTTACACACCGTACGTGGGATGTTTTTGTATTTTATGGAAAGGTAAAAGATCCTATTGTGGAAACCGATACATTAAAAGTTGTATCCCCAGAAGCATTTGAACAATTACCATTTTCAAAATCACATCGAACGATTTATGAAGAATGCGTTAAAAAACTCCAGTCTTAATGACTGGAGTTTTTTCGACATAAACATAACAATTTCTTACAAAAATTTCATATTCTCTTAACAAACGACAAATAAAATGAAAGTTGTAATGGGAATTTTCAAAGGGGGATAGGACATGTTTAAAAAAGCAATTCGTTCAGCTATTGTAGCAACTTTTTTACTCCAAACGTTAGCTGGACCGGCTCACATTACTTTTGCAGAGGAGAAGGAGCAACATCAATCAGTTCTCATTTCAGAAGTTCATTATACGGATGAGTTCCGCTATATTGAGTTGTATAATTCATCAACTAAAGTATTAGATATGAGCAAGGTTCAACTGAAAGTAAATGGAAAAGAGCTAACGTTTAAAAATGAAAAGGAAAAACAATCTTTGCAGCCAAAAGAAACGAAGTTAATTTTACTTGGAAATAAAACAGTTAATGAGGTAAATGAGCATTATAAGACAGGAATGAAAGAAGACCAAGTATTATTTGCTTCCGATGACATAAGTGACGAACAAATCAAGGTGGAAGTAACAGATGAGCAAAATAAAACAGTAGATGTTCTTGAGGCACGTAAAACGAATACTGATCGTTCGATCCATTCTTTTTGGAATGATACAAACAAAGAAACAAGAAATGAAATGCCATCACCTGGAACTTATACGATAGTACCATCACAGGAAAATGAAAAAACAACTACAGAGTCCACAAAAAAGGAATCCACACAACCAGAATCCAAGGAAAATACAGAGAAGCAACCCGTTAGAGCAGATCAAAATAAAGATGAAAAGCCACATCAAGAAACATCACATGTACCAAAAACAAAAGTAAATGCACGAGAAGATTTACCGATCGAATTTCAGCTAGCAAACACATATGATGATGCGAAAGTAAATATTGTGTATCAAAGCGCTTCACAGTTGTTAGTAAAGAAACAGGAAATGAAAAAAGGCGAGAACAACCTGTATTCTACCGTTGTTCCAAAACTAGATATTTGGTCCGATACGTTTACATATTGGTTTGAAATTGAAGAAAATGGAAAAGTCACTGTATTTCCAGAAAAGGAACGATATGCAAGTACTATTCAGCATCAAGCAGAAGATTATACAAGGAATAGGACGGTTATGATTACTGAATTAATGCCTGATACGATAAATGTAAATGGGAAAGATGGATATGAATTTATAGAGATATACAACAATTCAAGTGAAGCAATACAATTAAAAGATTATAAGCTTATTTATAAGTATTCGGAAAATGGAAGCGAAGATTGGAATTTTACAGAAAATACGACGATTCCATCGAAAGGAACGGTAGTATTTTGGATTAAAAACGGAGAGAATACAGCATTATCAAAGCAAGACTTTATTCAAGCTTATGGTGGAAATATAAAAGAAGAACAGGTGATTCAAATTGAAACGGATGGAATGTCTAATAGCGGCGGAAGAACCATTCAATTTGCTGATCAGTATGGAACTGTTTTATCGTCTGTCACATATGAGAAAGCAGATGTAAAAGCTGGTCAAAGTGTCGCTTACGCATATGGACCTGGACAAGTAGAAATGTATAAAGTGGGTTTATTTGAAAAAGGAACACCTGGATTACAAGAGCCATTTCAAGTACCGCTAGAGCCAGTAAAGCAACCGGAACAAGATGAAATTACGATTGAGCATACAGCACCGGGTACTCATACAGAGAAAGAGGATCTCACTATTACAGCAACCATTAAGGGTGGAGAAAATGTTCAAAATGTAGCTGTCTTGTATACGCAAGATGGGAAACTAGCATATAAAAAAATTCAGATGAATAAAGAAGGAAATGGAGATGTTTATAAGGCGACGATTCCAGCGAAAGAGTTATGGGGCAACTCGTTATTTTATAAAATTGTCGTGCAAGGTAATCAACAAACAATTGAAAAGTCTTATGAAACAAAAATTGAGCATGCAAAAATAGACTCGCAAAGCATACCACCATTTTTAATTACCGAAGTGACTCCAGATACGACGAATGTTGGGAAAGCAGATGGATATGAATTTATTGAAGTGTATAACAATAGCAATCAAGATATTAATTTTAAGGATTATACGATTCGATATCGTTATCCAGCTGAAGGGCCAGAAGGAGATTTGATTTGGGGTTCTACTCCAGATGATGTTGTAATTCCATCAGGACAATCCCTCGTATTTTGGATTATAACCGGTGAAAACAATGAGAAAACCGTAGCTGATTTTAATAAACAATTTGGCGCGAACTTAATAGAAAATAAAAATATCGTTAGAATATACTCAAATGGAATGGCAAATGGAAGTTCCCGTGGCATTATTGTAGCAACGAAGACAGGAAAAGAAATTGCCGCTGCGTACTACAATGATGAGGCAAACCCAGCGGATGTGAAAGCGAATAAGGGAATTCTATATCGATATCCACAAGATGGCTCACAGATGATGCAAAAAGTTAGTGGTACAGAGCATAACGCATCACCCGGAACTGTTTTAGAAGGACAAGTTCCAGCTGAACGAGTTGCGTTGAAAGAGGATACGATTGCACCGACGATTTCACATAAAGCGGTAACAGAGCCGATCGCTGAATTTCAAGATCATAAATTGACCTTCGGCGTTCTTGATAACGAACAAGTTAAAGCCGTAAAGTTGTATTAC
This region includes:
- the mutY gene encoding A/G-specific adenine glycosylase; translated protein: MTLEILDDFNIEQFQHDLISWFEKEQRDLPWRKNKDPYRVWVSEIMLQQTRVEAVKPYYANFMGKFPTLEALADADDEEVLKAWEGLGYYSRARNLHAAVKEVKEEYGGKVPSDVKKIEKLKGVGPYTKGAILSIAYGIPEPAVDGNVMRVLSRILSIWDDIAKPKTRKIFEDIVREIISKDNPSYFNQGLMELGALICIPKSPACLLCPVREHCRGHAEGVQKELPVKSKAKAPKMVPLVAGVLQTKDGSYVINKRPSTGLLANMWEFPNVEISEGIRNHKQQLTDYMKENFSLAVSIDEYAMNVQHTFTHRTWDVFVFYGKVKDPIVETDTLKVVSPEAFEQLPFSKSHRTIYEECVKKLQS